In Desulfosporosinus youngiae DSM 17734, the genomic stretch TTCAACCCCTACAAACCGGCCTTTTCTAGTGATAATCTCCAGCAAATGTTTTTGATCATCCTCAGAAAGAGGAGCACAATTGGCACGGTCTGCGGCATCAATGGTGGCATTTTCGATGTCTTTTTTGATTTCGTCCACCGACATTTCTACTCGCAAGCCGTCGCCTAGTCTGGTTGTAATAGTCATTTTCAAGCTCCTTTCAAATTTTTATGCGATTATCCCCGCTAACGGGAAGACGCCATAGTTATGGACCTAAGATTACGCGTTGGCAATTCCGCTTCTTACCGCTTTAAGATAAGCCATACATCGTTTATCTCTATCCACGAGGACCTCGGAGGCATAGAGTAAGGCCATTATTTTTTTATCCAAGGGATCGATAATTACAGAATCCATTCCTTTAGCAATACACATTACGAAGAACGCCTGATTTAAAAGTTTCCTTTCAGGCAGTCCAAAGGAAACATTACTCAAGCCGCAAGTGGTATGAATTCCTTGGTAACGCTTATTAATTTCTTCTAATGTAGTTAATACCTCATTACCAAAACTCGTGTTTACACTAACAGGCTTAACTAAGGGATCTAAAAATACATCGCCTAAGCCTATCCCGGCACTGGCGAAACTATCACAGAGCTTCTCAACTATAACTAAACGTTCTTCTGCGGTGTTTGGCATGCCGTTATCATCCATGCATAAGGCAATAACTTTAGCGTTATATTTTTTAATCAGCGGAATTATCGCTTCAAGTTTTTCTTTTTCAGCTGTAACGGAATTAATCATGGCCTCCCCTTTATGGGCCATAAGTCCTTTTTGTATAACTTCCGGGTCCGCGCTATCTATTGCTAAAGGAACATCTACGACAGCCTGAACTGCATCAATTAACCAAAGCAAATGTTCTTCCTCGTCATCAACAAAAGCCCCTGCATTAACATCTATGTAGTTGGCTCCTGCTTCGACTTGTTTTTTGGCAAGCTCCTGAATGTACAGGATATTTCTTTCTTCAATAGCTTGTTTAATGGCTTTTCGTGTTGAGTTAATTAATTCGCCGATAATAATCATATTAAAACAACTCCTTTACTCTCTATTTTTAATACTTCAATTAGAGATCCCCGGACATCATAATCCTCCTTCTCCCCCGCTTATCAGAATTATTAAGCAACTTTGATGCCAACATTAGACAAGGATGAAAATGCTGATAGTTAGCGGTTCTCAGGAATTCCGGACCAAACAACAGTAACCTTGTTTGTAACTATTTTCTTACAGTCGGGGCTAAAGAGCGATTATTAAGGTGTAATAAAATTTTCCCGAAAAAAAATATTACATTATAAAGTTGAATCCAAACTGGCTTGTTAGATTTTCAAAGAATAAAAAAATGCCGGCTCTCTGAGAACCGGCATTAGGTATAATACGCGCTCTATTATTTGATGAAGTCAGCTCTCCAATTTGGAAAGTGATTTGATAGGTTCATAGTCTACATATGCTGTAATTAAAGCTATTAAAAGGCGGGAACCAAAATGAATGAACCCATCTTTGAAGAATATGGAGAGACAAACTGTTTGCTGCCAGCACTGACGACGACAGGTCAAATTCGTCAGCGCCGACGAATTTGACCTGTTACCAGGCCCTTCTCCTTCCGGGGATTCAGCAGAAGCATCTCGTTTTCTCTGCAGTAAACGCAGCTGCCCGGCCAATGCCGCTATCCTCTCCGGTTGCGATGGCGGCCTTGTTCTGCATTCCCGGCCGATGTATTCACCTTTTTCTGCGATCATATTGTTTTTGAGAATACATTCTTTTATCGGCCTCTTTTATTAATTCTTCAATAATTTGCTCGGAGTGTACTTTTGTTACGGAGCCGAGAGCGATGGAAGCATTTTGAAAAGAACCTTTCCCCCACCGATAAACATAGGCTTTTGGGTATAAAAAAAGGTACGAAATACTAGACAGTCCAATAAAACTGTTCAATACTTCAGCCATGTATCTATTTATTGTAATTGATAGAGCAAGCCCCAATCTTCAAGATCTTTATAGGCTTTCTTAATTTCCAGCTTTTTATATTTAGGTTTAGCTTGATATGTCTTTTCCAAAACATCTTCAACGGATCCATTGCCTAAAACATATTTTTCATGGTGATCAATAAAGTAAATTGTAGCATATAACTCCAGATCTGAAGGGCTCTTGCTACCAAAACACTCAATCAATTCACGAATTTTCTCTTGTTTATCTGCATCTAGTTCCTGAAGTGCAGGATCCTGAGACAAATCGTCTGAAACCTGATATTTATATCTGCTTTTATCAGAAAGACTTACCCGATCGGTTTCCAGCAATTGCTCAAAATCTGCTGCCAGGCTGTCCGAATACGGACCATAGTAATGAAAGCGGAAAGAATATCCGGTTTCCAATCCAAAGGCCCTTGCCAGATACACCAATTTTTGCAATGATTTCTTGCCGTTGATTTCTTGCAATTGGTCAATCAAAGCCGTTAAAAAGGCTTTTTTGCCCATATTCATACATACCTCCTCCAATTCATTTCGATTCATTTAAATCGTTTCCCAAATCCCTCCTTTTTGGTTTGCATTTCTTCATACTCTTTTTCAAGATTCTTCATTTTTTGTACATATTTCAGCCACCGATCATCCATTGTGTCCATATACTCCTTCACTGTCTTATAGGCATTCTCACCTTCGGCAAGACAGTGCTCCTTATTGGCATAGATCCGGATAATGTTGATTTTACTATCAGATAAACTCTTAATGGGCAGGGAATAACTCTGGACTGGCTTTATACTTTCGGTATGCTTATCCTTTATAGGTACTGCATAAAGTTGCTGCGATCCTTCCCCTACATTTTCATCGGAAAGAAATGTACTGGGACTTATTTGATATTTAGCAGACGAAGTTTTGGCCTGATCAATATAATAATTTTCAGGCTCCACGTCAATAGGAAAGCTTTTTCTAATTTCATCATCGATCCAACCGAGCTTATGATAATCGCTAAAACCATTTTCTTCATCGCTTAACTGATGAGGAGTGGAAACAAAGACCTCACTGATACACTTTCTGTTCAGTAACCGCTTTGCCCATTGATTTTTGCGTGCCTTTTCCCTTATCAGTTCTAAAATAAAATTATCAGTATAGCCCAGATATTCCTCAATATCCGTAGGATATTGGCCTCCCGGAAGGCAGTTTTTCAAAAAGTTAATAAGGTAGCTGTCCAGGATGCGGCGTGTCTTATGAAAATACACCTGAATAAACATCCAATATCGGGAAAAAACAAACTCCTCCACAGCTTGTA encodes the following:
- a CDS encoding methyltetrahydrofolate cobalamin methyltransferase; its protein translation is MIIIGELINSTRKAIKQAIEERNILYIQELAKKQVEAGANYIDVNAGAFVDDEEEHLLWLIDAVQAVVDVPLAIDSADPEVIQKGLMAHKGEAMINSVTAEKEKLEAIIPLIKKYNAKVIALCMDDNGMPNTAEERLVIVEKLCDSFASAGIGLGDVFLDPLVKPVSVNTSFGNEVLTTLEEINKRYQGIHTTCGLSNVSFGLPERKLLNQAFFVMCIAKGMDSVIIDPLDKKIMALLYASEVLVDRDKRCMAYLKAVRSGIANA
- a CDS encoding HD domain-containing protein → MHLIAQAMDILKIKQPEPMEDSEYERLKQIIKIVALLHDIGHAPFSHVGEEEGGVFPLLMDFDGELASGHEVYSRLIVQQCFKDVIEENDYFKKMDIKITTILSFMKGTIIEPKWFFAKELISGQIDMDRMDYLLRDSYYCGVKYGEYDLNRLLDTLTICPSLEGIWQLGVESDGVQAVEEFVFSRYWMFIQVYFHKTRRILDSYLINFLKNCLPGGQYPTDIEEYLGYTDNFILELIREKARKNQWAKRLLNRKCISEVFVSTPHQLSDEENGFSDYHKLGWIDDEIRKSFPIDVEPENYYIDQAKTSSAKYQISPSTFLSDENVGEGSQQLYAVPIKDKHTESIKPVQSYSLPIKSLSDSKINIIRIYANKEHCLAEGENAYKTVKEYMDTMDDRWLKYVQKMKNLEKEYEEMQTKKEGFGKRFK